Proteins co-encoded in one Streptomyces diastaticus subsp. diastaticus genomic window:
- a CDS encoding TetR family transcriptional regulator, with protein MPRTSGERAPAHPTSAKQRQRHARMLRSAARLGAQYGLERVQMHDVAREADVAIATLYRYFPSKTHLFAAVMHAQVLRLAADTPPPAPGAGPVAAVTELLTGASRQLFEQPLLALAMMRANNVAPVDGSGRARRTDEVLADLMLRTAGVHEPTERDQRVVRILQQAWYGLLTTVLYERSPPEAAHDGIRLACRLLLGPPGDRERSGPLGPRCLRCAKGH; from the coding sequence GTGCCCCGGACCAGCGGCGAAAGAGCTCCCGCACACCCCACCTCCGCCAAGCAGCGTCAGCGCCACGCCCGGATGCTGCGAAGCGCGGCGCGCCTCGGCGCGCAGTACGGCCTCGAACGGGTGCAGATGCACGACGTGGCCAGGGAGGCGGACGTCGCGATCGCCACCCTGTACCGCTACTTCCCGTCCAAGACGCACCTCTTCGCGGCGGTCATGCACGCCCAGGTGCTCCGCCTGGCCGCCGACACGCCACCGCCCGCACCGGGTGCCGGCCCCGTGGCGGCCGTGACCGAACTGCTCACCGGGGCGAGCCGGCAGCTCTTCGAACAGCCGCTACTGGCCCTCGCGATGATGCGGGCCAACAACGTCGCGCCCGTCGACGGCAGCGGCCGGGCCCGCCGCACCGACGAGGTCCTCGCCGACCTGATGCTGCGCACGGCAGGGGTGCACGAGCCCACCGAGCGGGACCAGCGCGTGGTCCGCATCCTCCAACAGGCCTGGTACGGCCTGCTCACCACCGTCCTCTACGAGCGTTCCCCGCCCGAGGCGGCGCACGACGGCATCAGGCTGGCCTGCCGCCTCCTGCTCGGCCCGCCCGGTGACCGGGAGCGCAGCGGTCCCCTCGGCCCGCGGTGCCTACGGTGCGCGAAAGGACATTGA
- a CDS encoding TIGR03619 family F420-dependent LLM class oxidoreductase, translating into MRIGITSPVVTAVPGVHSPWERGAGIEELGAVAEAADRLGFHHLTCSEHVAVPVEVAEQRGGTYWDPLATFGYLAARTRRIRLATQVLVLGYHHPLALAKRYGTLDRVSGGRLVLGFGVGSLEEEFRLLGAAFEGRGGIADDALAALRASLSRREPAYHGEHFDYEGFVVEPHAVQESVPLWIGGRTPRSLRRAVTYGDGWVPFGLPLDRLREMVCAAPLPAGFEVVLSAGRPLDPSGDADAAARALRGVSEAGATLVSVALAAESASHYVEQLAALAEIAQLPDVAADEGAAA; encoded by the coding sequence ATGCGGATCGGCATCACCAGTCCTGTCGTCACCGCCGTGCCCGGGGTCCACTCCCCGTGGGAGCGGGGCGCCGGCATCGAGGAGCTGGGGGCGGTCGCCGAGGCCGCCGACCGGCTCGGATTCCACCATCTGACCTGCTCGGAGCATGTGGCGGTGCCCGTGGAGGTCGCCGAGCAGCGGGGCGGGACCTACTGGGACCCGCTCGCCACCTTCGGCTACCTCGCCGCCCGCACCCGCCGCATCCGGCTCGCCACCCAGGTCCTGGTGCTGGGCTACCACCACCCGCTGGCGCTCGCCAAGCGCTACGGCACGCTCGACCGGGTCTCGGGCGGACGGCTGGTGCTCGGGTTCGGTGTGGGGAGTCTGGAGGAGGAGTTCCGCCTGCTCGGCGCCGCCTTCGAAGGACGCGGCGGGATCGCCGACGACGCGCTCGCGGCACTGCGGGCCTCACTGTCCCGCCGTGAGCCCGCGTACCACGGGGAGCACTTCGACTACGAGGGGTTCGTGGTGGAGCCGCACGCCGTGCAGGAGTCGGTGCCGTTGTGGATCGGCGGCCGTACGCCGCGGTCGCTGCGCAGGGCCGTGACGTACGGAGACGGCTGGGTGCCGTTCGGGCTGCCGCTGGACCGGCTGCGCGAGATGGTCTGCGCGGCGCCGCTGCCGGCGGGCTTCGAGGTGGTGCTGAGCGCGGGGCGCCCGCTGGATCCGTCCGGCGACGCGGACGCCGCGGCGAGGGCGCTGCGCGGCGTCTCCGAGGCGGGGGCGACGCTGGTCAGCGTGGCACTGGCCGCCGAGTCGGCGAGTCACTACGTCGAGCAGTTGGCGGCTCTGGCGGAGATCGCGCAGCTCCCGGATGTCGCGGCGGACGAGGGGGCCGCGGCATGA
- a CDS encoding SDR family oxidoreductase, whose amino-acid sequence MPRTIVVTGSGSGIGAALATLFRDRGDRVIGVDLRGGEIDADLSTAQGRARAAAAAARAAGGVVDAVVTCAGVSVPGGAMVSVNYFGTTEFVTALRPALAAAPRARVVLIGSVSGTQPHDPAVVAACLAGDEDKALTLAGRAIAGGRAQQLYPSSKAALAQWARRTAVAEGWADAGIPVNVVAPGIVLTPMSAGLFDDPRMKKIMDKAVPMPLNGYSRPEDIARVVLFLASDANSHITGQVLYVDGGAEATLRGPEDF is encoded by the coding sequence ATGCCCCGCACCATCGTCGTCACCGGGTCCGGCTCCGGGATCGGTGCCGCCCTCGCCACCCTCTTCCGCGACCGGGGCGACCGGGTGATCGGCGTCGACCTGCGGGGCGGCGAGATCGACGCGGACCTGTCCACCGCGCAGGGCCGCGCCCGGGCGGCGGCGGCCGCCGCCCGGGCCGCCGGGGGAGTGGTGGACGCGGTCGTCACCTGTGCCGGCGTCTCCGTACCGGGCGGAGCCATGGTGAGCGTCAACTACTTCGGCACCACCGAGTTCGTCACGGCGCTGCGCCCGGCGCTCGCCGCGGCGCCGCGTGCCCGGGTCGTGCTGATCGGCTCGGTCTCCGGCACCCAGCCCCACGACCCGGCCGTCGTCGCCGCCTGCCTGGCCGGCGACGAGGACAAGGCATTGACACTCGCCGGGCGGGCCATCGCCGGCGGCCGCGCCCAGCAGCTCTACCCCTCGTCCAAGGCGGCGCTCGCCCAGTGGGCGCGGCGTACCGCGGTGGCCGAGGGCTGGGCCGACGCGGGCATCCCGGTGAACGTCGTCGCACCGGGCATCGTGCTGACCCCGATGAGCGCCGGCCTCTTCGACGACCCGAGGATGAAGAAGATCATGGACAAGGCGGTCCCCATGCCGCTGAACGGCTACTCCCGGCCGGAGGACATCGCGCGAGTCGTCCTCTTCCTCGCCTCGGACGCCAACAGCCACATCACCGGTCAGGTGCTCTACGTCGACGGAGGCGCCGAGGCGACGCTGCGCGGACCCGAGGACTTCTGA
- a CDS encoding ABC transporter substrate-binding protein, whose translation MNRASRARARLAAALCAAAVLTSACVSSVEGGGDERKAERGRYTFGKVGRQTEAGEPVRGGTLNFVDYAEARSLSPAVTYATGASGGSALAAVYDVLMRYDTATRKYEPWLAESLRSTDDSRTWTLKLRDGVTFSDGTPLDAAAVIGSIDWYQKNKGADTALLAPNLARMDAPDDATVVFTLRNPWATFPAMLAQAPGMIVAPAAYAEKEFRPIGAGAFTLGTYRPQEEMVLKANKNYWKGEPYLGALRFTWPQSDRARLDALNDGTADVAYLRSPEAVDDAVKEGHPGEMTLTSVGSMTTINTREGRPGADLRVRKALALALDPDLNTERAYNGKGLPGQELFPAESRWHSDVKPLGVDLDEAKRLLAEARKDGYDGKLTYMDGTDPVGRANAVVTKAMLERVGFTVELDLVSSIADRTSKTYVEHDFDISRAAAGVSEGDPYHRLQSVLNSRSHGNPGGYANPRMDALLVKLQAANGEAQTQEVLDDVQTLFNEDVPLVNLGASAAFTAWGDHVHGIEPTDEYMALFGEAWLSE comes from the coding sequence ATGAACCGAGCATCACGGGCGAGAGCCCGCCTCGCCGCGGCCCTGTGCGCGGCCGCCGTGCTCACCTCGGCGTGCGTCTCGTCCGTCGAAGGGGGCGGAGACGAGCGGAAGGCCGAACGCGGCCGCTACACCTTCGGCAAGGTCGGCAGACAGACCGAGGCGGGCGAGCCGGTCCGCGGCGGCACCCTGAACTTCGTCGACTACGCCGAGGCCCGCAGCCTGAGCCCCGCCGTCACCTACGCCACGGGTGCCTCCGGCGGCTCCGCGCTCGCCGCCGTCTACGACGTGCTCATGCGCTACGACACCGCCACCCGGAAGTACGAGCCGTGGCTGGCCGAATCACTGCGCTCCACCGACGACTCCAGGACCTGGACGCTGAAACTCCGCGACGGCGTCACGTTCTCCGACGGCACCCCGCTCGACGCCGCGGCCGTGATCGGCAGCATCGACTGGTACCAGAAGAACAAGGGCGCCGACACCGCACTGCTCGCCCCGAACCTCGCGAGGATGGACGCCCCCGACGACGCCACCGTCGTCTTCACCCTCCGCAACCCCTGGGCCACCTTCCCCGCCATGCTGGCTCAGGCACCCGGCATGATCGTGGCGCCCGCAGCCTACGCCGAGAAGGAGTTCCGGCCGATCGGTGCCGGCGCCTTCACCCTGGGCACGTACCGGCCCCAGGAGGAAATGGTCCTCAAGGCGAACAAGAACTACTGGAAGGGCGAGCCGTACCTCGGCGCGCTGCGCTTCACCTGGCCGCAGTCCGACCGCGCCCGGCTGGACGCGCTGAACGACGGCACCGCCGACGTGGCGTACCTGCGCAGCCCCGAAGCCGTCGACGACGCGGTGAAGGAGGGCCACCCCGGTGAGATGACCCTGACCAGCGTCGGCAGCATGACCACCATCAACACCCGCGAGGGCCGGCCCGGCGCCGACCTCCGGGTCCGCAAGGCCCTGGCCCTGGCCCTCGACCCCGACCTGAACACCGAACGCGCGTACAACGGCAAGGGGCTGCCGGGCCAGGAACTCTTCCCGGCCGAATCGCGCTGGCACTCCGACGTCAAGCCCCTCGGCGTCGACCTCGACGAGGCGAAACGGCTTCTCGCCGAGGCCAGGAAGGACGGCTACGACGGCAAGCTCACCTACATGGACGGCACCGACCCCGTCGGCCGGGCCAACGCCGTCGTCACCAAGGCCATGCTGGAACGCGTCGGTTTCACGGTGGAACTCGACCTGGTCTCCTCCATCGCCGACCGGACCTCGAAGACCTACGTCGAGCACGACTTCGACATCAGCCGCGCCGCCGCCGGCGTCTCGGAGGGCGACCCCTACCACCGCCTGCAGAGCGTCCTGAACTCCCGGAGCCACGGCAACCCCGGCGGCTACGCCAACCCGCGGATGGACGCCCTGCTCGTGAAGTTGCAGGCGGCGAACGGCGAGGCGCAGACCCAGGAGGTCCTCGACGACGTCCAGACGCTGTTCAACGAGGACGTCCCGCTGGTCAACCTCGGTGCCAGCGCCGCCTTCACCGCCTGGGGCGACCACGTGCACGGCATCGAGCCGACCGACGAGTACATGGCCCTCTTCGGCGAGGCCTGGCTCAGCGAGTGA
- a CDS encoding class I adenylate-forming enzyme family protein → MSSDTDHRSAPRARVAALTGPGGRFELTEDDVLGSRLPVFAHRQRALHEVLHASVAHADREYVVTADSRLTYAQHAAQVASLARVLRERYGVAKGDRVAIAAANSPEWIQVFWATVSIGAVAVAFNAWWSARELAHGLSNAEPALVVADAKRCARLADCAVPVLSVEDDVRRFLTAHPQAPLPSADVAEDDPAVILYTSGTSGRPKGAVHTHRNLLAVIEYHRLNDALSQASGDPTAPKDRVHLLALPLFHIASLHNLVVPRLATGSKVALHQRAFDVDAVLGMVERERVTNWGAVPTMAHRLLEHGGADRYDTSSLTAFALASAPSTTAFKERLRRELPFARDSLVDSYGLTESCTAVAAASPADLAVAPGTLGRPVTGVRLEIRDPLGEVLGEGEEGEVWVRSMYNMLGYWNDPEATADTIGTDRWLRTGDLGCLREGRLFLVSRRSDLIIRGGENVYPAEIETVLAEHPDVSECLVIGVPHPEFGQGVAAVVVLRPGATATEEALREYAANELAHFKVPERWRLTTEGLPRNATGKVIRHSVKV, encoded by the coding sequence ATGTCCAGCGACACGGATCACCGTTCCGCCCCCCGCGCCCGAGTGGCCGCGCTCACCGGCCCGGGCGGCCGGTTCGAACTCACCGAGGACGACGTGCTGGGTTCCCGGCTGCCGGTGTTCGCGCATCGGCAGCGGGCCCTGCACGAGGTACTTCACGCCTCCGTCGCACACGCCGACCGCGAGTACGTCGTCACCGCGGACAGCCGGCTCACCTACGCCCAGCACGCCGCCCAGGTCGCCTCACTGGCACGGGTGCTGCGCGAGCGGTACGGGGTCGCCAAGGGCGACCGGGTGGCGATAGCCGCCGCGAACTCACCCGAGTGGATCCAGGTCTTCTGGGCCACGGTGTCGATCGGGGCGGTGGCCGTCGCGTTCAACGCCTGGTGGAGCGCGCGCGAGTTGGCCCACGGCCTGAGCAACGCCGAGCCCGCGCTGGTGGTGGCCGACGCCAAGCGGTGCGCGCGGCTGGCGGACTGCGCGGTGCCGGTGCTCTCCGTCGAGGACGACGTACGCCGTTTCCTGACGGCTCACCCGCAGGCGCCGCTGCCGTCCGCGGACGTCGCCGAGGACGACCCGGCCGTCATCCTCTACACGTCGGGCACCTCCGGCCGCCCCAAGGGGGCCGTGCACACCCACCGCAACCTGCTGGCCGTCATCGAGTACCACCGGCTCAACGACGCGCTGTCGCAGGCGTCCGGCGACCCGACGGCCCCGAAGGACCGCGTCCACCTGCTCGCCCTGCCGCTCTTCCACATCGCGAGCCTGCACAATCTCGTGGTGCCGCGCCTCGCCACCGGCAGCAAGGTCGCACTGCACCAGAGGGCCTTCGACGTCGACGCCGTGCTGGGCATGGTCGAGCGGGAGCGCGTCACCAACTGGGGGGCGGTTCCCACGATGGCGCACCGGCTGCTCGAACACGGCGGGGCGGACCGCTACGACACGTCGTCGCTGACGGCGTTCGCGCTGGCCTCGGCTCCCTCGACGACGGCCTTCAAGGAGCGGCTGCGGCGGGAGCTGCCCTTCGCGAGGGACTCACTGGTGGACAGTTACGGACTCACCGAGTCCTGTACCGCCGTGGCCGCCGCGAGTCCCGCGGACCTGGCGGTGGCGCCCGGCACTCTCGGCCGGCCCGTGACCGGCGTGCGACTGGAGATCCGCGATCCCTTGGGAGAGGTCCTCGGTGAGGGCGAGGAGGGCGAGGTGTGGGTGCGCAGCATGTACAACATGCTGGGCTACTGGAACGACCCCGAGGCCACCGCCGACACCATCGGAACGGACCGCTGGCTGCGCACCGGGGACCTGGGGTGCCTGCGCGAGGGCCGGTTGTTCCTGGTCAGCCGCCGCTCGGACCTCATCATCCGCGGCGGTGAGAACGTCTATCCCGCCGAGATCGAGACGGTGCTCGCCGAGCACCCGGACGTCAGCGAGTGCCTGGTGATCGGCGTCCCGCATCCCGAGTTCGGCCAGGGGGTGGCCGCCGTGGTGGTGCTCCGGCCGGGGGCGACGGCGACCGAGGAGGCGCTGCGGGAGTACGCGGCGAACGAGCTGGCCCACTTCAAGGTGCCGGAGCGCTGGCGGCTGACCACGGAGGGACTGCCGCGCAACGCGACCGGGAAAGTCATCCGGCACTCGGTGAAGGTCTGA
- a CDS encoding nuclear transport factor 2 family protein, with product MSERLPDGFEARLRRLEDERDIARMMASYGPLVDGGDADGVAALWATDGVYDIDELFLAGQERIGAMVRSAAHQGWIRQGCAHVVGPPHITVDGDEAVAVCHSLMVVHEEGRYVVRRATANHWCLRRMDAGPGWEVVTRTNRVLDGRPESPALLARGAHGEPAAG from the coding sequence ATGAGCGAGCGGCTGCCGGACGGCTTCGAGGCGCGCCTGCGGCGTCTGGAGGACGAGCGGGACATCGCCAGGATGATGGCCTCGTACGGACCGCTGGTCGACGGCGGCGACGCGGACGGTGTCGCCGCCCTCTGGGCAACGGACGGTGTCTACGACATCGACGAACTCTTCCTCGCGGGCCAGGAGCGGATCGGCGCGATGGTGCGGTCCGCCGCGCACCAGGGCTGGATCAGGCAGGGCTGCGCGCACGTCGTGGGGCCGCCGCACATCACGGTGGACGGCGACGAGGCGGTCGCGGTGTGCCACTCGCTGATGGTGGTGCACGAGGAGGGCCGGTACGTGGTGCGCCGGGCGACCGCCAACCACTGGTGTCTGCGCCGCATGGACGCCGGCCCCGGGTGGGAGGTGGTCACCCGCACCAACCGGGTCCTGGACGGCCGCCCCGAGTCCCCTGCCCTGCTGGCGCGCGGGGCGCACGGGGAACCGGCGGCGGGCTGA